In Pseudobacteroides sp., the genomic stretch GCCTGAAAAAATGGGTTTTACAGGGGAAAGAACTTGCCGCATATCTTCCGGTACTGAAAACATATATGGGGCATGATTCCTTTGAAGAAACAGCGTATTACCTTAGGCTGACTGCTGATGTTTTTCCGGACATATCCATAAAGTTGGAAGGATGTTATCCAAACATTATTCCAGGAATAGAAGGTGGTGCCGATGAAACCGACTGATTTTGCTACACACCTGACTGAATTCCTGTCCACGTACCTACCCCAACAGAAAAATGCAAGCAGAAATACAATATCGTCGTATCGTGATACTTTTAAACTGCTGATCTATTATTGTCAGGAACAGAGGAATATTCCTGTTGAAAAACTGAACATGGGTATGCTAACTCATGGAATGATTATTGATTTTCTAGAATGGCTTGAAAGGGATCGTAAATGCAGTATTGCTACTCGGAATCAGAGACTTGCAGCTATACATTCCTTTTTTCGCTATGCACAATATGAGGAACCATCAGGAATCCTTCATTTCCAAAAGGTAATTGCCCTGCCTGTTAAGAAGGCATCCAAACCATCAGTGCCACATCTGACACCAGAGGCAATGAAGCTTTTGTTATCGCAACCGGATAAAACAACAGCAAAAGGCAGACGTGATCTGACGATGCTAAGTGTCCTTTATGATTCTGGATGCAGGGTCCAGGAATTAGCTGATCTCAGGGTACGTGATGCTGTACTGGATAATCCGGCAGTACTTATTTTAACAGGAAAAGGCAATAAGGTACGTAGGGTTCCACTGATGAAAAACACTCTGACATTGCTGGAACATTATATTCGGGAGAATTTCCTTGACAAGCCTTGGAAAGCTGACTATCCGCTGTTTATCAACAAACAGCATAACAAACTCACCAAGGAAGGCATTGCTTACATCATCTCCCAATATGTTGTTTCAGCAAGAAAAACATCTACGAGTGTGCCAAAGAAAGTGATGCCCCATATGTTTCGGCACAGCAAGGCAATGCACCTACTACAGACTGGCGTCAGTCTCATATATATCCGTGATTTTCTTGGACATGAAGACATTAAAACTACCGAAATTTAGGCAAAGTGCGATTCTGAATTGAAACGTAAGGCTATTGAGAATGCATATCCGGATTTGGTTGATAGCAATCTTCCTGATTGGAACAAAGATGCTGCGTTGCTTGACTGGCTTTCAAATCTTAAGTAGTCCTGATATTATGCGAAGTAAATCCTGATAAAGCATTGGAATTTCAATGGTTTTAGCGGTTTGCTTTGCATAATCATCAACTTTGCATAAGGGTCCTT encodes the following:
- a CDS encoding site-specific integrase produces the protein MKPTDFATHLTEFLSTYLPQQKNASRNTISSYRDTFKLLIYYCQEQRNIPVEKLNMGMLTHGMIIDFLEWLERDRKCSIATRNQRLAAIHSFFRYAQYEEPSGILHFQKVIALPVKKASKPSVPHLTPEAMKLLLSQPDKTTAKGRRDLTMLSVLYDSGCRVQELADLRVRDAVLDNPAVLILTGKGNKVRRVPLMKNTLTLLEHYIRENFLDKPWKADYPLFINKQHNKLTKEGIAYIISQYVVSARKTSTSVPKKVMPHMFRHSKAMHLLQTGVSLIYIRDFLGHEDIKTTEI